A genomic region of Mesorhizobium sp. NZP2077 contains the following coding sequences:
- a CDS encoding NAD(P)H-dependent glycerol-3-phosphate dehydrogenase gives MIGRANDPGKGSWRVTVLGGGAWGTALALAMLRAGHAVRLFARDPETVAAIGRGENPRYLPGIAIAPGIEATSDIKAALAGADCVLAVTPAQSLRATLAAAKDHMPPGIPLVLCAKGIERDTGALLSAIVEEILPRNPVAALSGPSFATDVARGLPTAVVVAAGDEALAADLAARFSAENLRCYSSDDLIGVEIGGALKNVFAIAAGAVTGAGLGASAQAAMVTRGFVELRRIGAAFGARPETLMGLSGLGDLLLTCSSAQSRNFAYGLALGQGKALAGLPLAEGVPTAAIAARIAAERGIDAPIIAAVAAILDGTITIRQAVTALMTRPLKTETND, from the coding sequence ATGATTGGTCGAGCCAACGATCCGGGCAAAGGCAGCTGGCGCGTCACCGTGCTCGGCGGCGGCGCCTGGGGAACGGCGCTGGCGCTGGCCATGCTGCGCGCCGGCCATGCGGTGCGGCTGTTTGCGCGCGACCCGGAAACCGTGGCCGCGATCGGCCGTGGCGAGAACCCGCGCTATCTGCCCGGCATTGCGATTGCGCCCGGCATCGAGGCAACATCAGACATCAAGGCAGCGCTCGCTGGCGCCGATTGCGTGCTGGCGGTGACGCCGGCGCAGTCCTTGCGGGCGACGCTGGCGGCGGCGAAAGACCATATGCCTCCTGGCATCCCGCTTGTTCTCTGTGCCAAGGGCATCGAGCGCGACACCGGCGCCTTGCTGTCGGCAATCGTCGAGGAGATCCTGCCGCGAAACCCGGTCGCCGCGCTGTCGGGCCCGAGCTTCGCCACCGATGTTGCCAGGGGCTTGCCGACAGCGGTCGTGGTCGCCGCCGGCGACGAGGCGCTTGCCGCCGACCTTGCCGCCCGCTTTTCCGCCGAGAACCTGCGCTGCTATTCGAGCGACGACCTGATCGGCGTCGAGATCGGCGGCGCCCTGAAGAACGTCTTTGCCATTGCCGCAGGTGCCGTCACCGGCGCCGGGCTCGGCGCCAGCGCCCAGGCCGCCATGGTGACGCGCGGCTTCGTCGAGCTGCGCCGCATCGGTGCCGCCTTCGGCGCCAGGCCAGAGACCTTGATGGGCCTTTCCGGCCTTGGCGACCTGCTGCTGACCTGCTCGTCGGCGCAATCGCGCAATTTCGCCTATGGGCTGGCGCTCGGGCAAGGCAAGGCGCTTGCCGGGCTGCCGCTGGCCGAGGGCGTGCCGACAGCGGCGATCGCCGCCCGCATCGCCGCGGAGCGCGGCATCGACGCGCCGATCATCGCCGCCGTCGCCGCCATACTGGACGGCACCATCACCATCCGCCAGGCCGTAACGGCCTTGATGACCCGGCCGCTGAAGACCGAAACCAACGATTGA
- the tsaD gene encoding tRNA (adenosine(37)-N6)-threonylcarbamoyltransferase complex transferase subunit TsaD, producing MRVLGIETSCDETAASVVALEGDSAPKILSNVVLSQIEEHAAFGGVVPEIAARAHVEALDGIIEAALADSGTALADIDAIAATAGPGLVGGLIVGLMTAKAIAAAAGKPLIAINHLEGHALTARLTDGLDFPYLLLLVSGGHTQILAVRGVGDYQRWATTIDDALGEAFDKTAKMLGLPYPGGPNVEKAAQSGNASRFAFPRPMKGSPQPDFSFSGLKTAVRQAATAIEPLSDQDVADICASFQAAVADALADRVSRALARFSQTFPGTEKPALVVAGGVAANRTIKATLERLCTDAGFTFVAPPLKLCTDNAAMIAWAGIERLRKGMAQENGFDFVPRSRWPLDSISAPMVGSGRRGAKA from the coding sequence ATCCGCGTTCTGGGCATTGAGACGAGTTGCGACGAGACCGCCGCCAGTGTCGTGGCGCTGGAGGGCGACTCCGCGCCGAAAATCCTGTCCAACGTCGTGCTTTCCCAGATCGAGGAGCATGCCGCCTTCGGTGGTGTCGTGCCGGAGATCGCCGCGCGCGCTCATGTCGAGGCGCTGGACGGCATCATCGAGGCGGCCCTTGCCGATTCGGGCACGGCCCTTGCGGATATCGATGCCATCGCCGCCACCGCCGGCCCCGGCCTGGTCGGCGGCCTGATCGTCGGGCTGATGACGGCCAAGGCGATTGCGGCTGCGGCAGGCAAGCCACTGATCGCCATCAACCACCTCGAAGGCCACGCCTTGACCGCAAGGCTGACCGATGGGCTCGATTTCCCCTATCTGCTGCTGCTGGTCTCCGGCGGCCACACGCAAATCCTCGCCGTGCGCGGCGTCGGCGACTATCAGCGCTGGGCCACCACCATCGACGACGCGCTCGGCGAAGCCTTCGACAAGACCGCCAAGATGCTTGGCCTGCCCTATCCCGGCGGGCCGAATGTCGAAAAGGCGGCACAGAGCGGCAATGCCTCACGCTTTGCCTTCCCCCGGCCCATGAAGGGCTCGCCGCAGCCTGACTTCTCCTTCTCCGGCCTGAAGACCGCCGTGCGCCAGGCGGCAACGGCCATCGAGCCGCTGAGCGACCAGGATGTCGCCGACATCTGCGCCTCGTTCCAGGCGGCGGTCGCCGATGCGCTGGCCGACCGCGTTTCGCGCGCCCTGGCCCGCTTCAGCCAGACATTCCCCGGCACGGAAAAGCCCGCGCTGGTGGTTGCCGGTGGCGTCGCCGCCAACCGCACCATCAAGGCAACGCTGGAGCGGCTCTGCACTGACGCCGGCTTCACCTTCGTCGCGCCGCCGCTGAAACTTTGCACTGACAATGCCGCGATGATCGCCTGGGCCGGCATCGAACGGCTCAGGAAAGGCATGGCGCAGGAAAACGGCTTCGATTTCGTGCCGCGCTCGCGCTGGCCGCTGGACAGCATCTCGGCGCCGATGGTCGGTTCCGGCCGTCGCGGAGCCAAGGCATGA
- the hemC gene encoding hydroxymethylbilane synthase: MQTTLKIGTRGSPLALAQAHETQARLMAAHSLPAEAFEVVVISTSGDRIQDRPLSEAGGKGLFTKEIEEALLAGAIDIAVHSSKDMPTQLPEGLELSAFLPREDARDAFVGKAVRTISELPHGTKIGSSSLRRQALIRRMRPDLDVVMFRGNVQTRLRKLDEGVAAGTILAYAGLKRLGLEHVVTDLIPLDIFPPAPGQGAIGIETRVGDRDAERMLVAIHDVPTGQALACERAFLAALDGSCRTPIAGYAAIEAGKLSFAGLIISPDGTQSHTVELQGPAQDAARIGNEAARTVRARAGEKFFDGWL; the protein is encoded by the coding sequence ATGCAAACAACCTTGAAAATCGGAACACGCGGCAGCCCGCTGGCGTTGGCCCAGGCGCATGAAACCCAGGCGCGGCTGATGGCCGCGCATAGCCTGCCGGCGGAAGCGTTCGAGGTCGTCGTCATCTCGACCAGCGGCGACCGCATCCAGGATCGACCGCTGTCGGAGGCGGGCGGCAAGGGCCTGTTCACCAAGGAGATTGAGGAAGCGCTGCTCGCGGGTGCGATCGACATCGCCGTGCATTCGTCGAAGGACATGCCGACGCAACTGCCCGAAGGCCTGGAGCTCTCCGCCTTCCTGCCGCGCGAGGACGCGCGCGATGCCTTTGTCGGCAAGGCGGTGAGGACGATCTCCGAACTGCCGCACGGGACAAAAATCGGCTCGTCGTCGCTCAGGCGGCAAGCACTGATCCGCCGCATGCGGCCGGATCTCGACGTGGTGATGTTCCGCGGCAATGTGCAGACGCGGTTGCGCAAGCTAGACGAAGGGGTCGCCGCCGGCACCATCCTCGCCTATGCCGGGCTGAAGCGGCTGGGGCTCGAACATGTCGTTACCGACCTGATACCGCTCGACATCTTCCCACCCGCACCCGGACAGGGCGCGATCGGCATCGAGACCCGCGTTGGCGACCGCGACGCCGAAAGGATGCTGGTGGCGATCCATGACGTGCCGACCGGACAGGCGCTGGCTTGCGAGCGCGCCTTCCTGGCCGCACTCGACGGCTCCTGCCGCACGCCGATCGCCGGCTATGCGGCGATCGAGGCCGGAAAGCTCTCTTTCGCAGGCCTGATCATCTCGCCAGATGGCACCCAGTCGCACACGGTCGAGTTGCAGGGGCCAGCGCAGGATGCCGCCCGCATTGGTAATGAGGCCGCGCGGACGGTGCGGGCCAGGGCCGGCGAAAAATTCTTCGACGGCTGGCTCTGA
- a CDS encoding uroporphyrinogen-III synthase, protein MLRVLVTRPKPGASRTARRLQEMGFQPVVLPLTETVALPVDAELIPDDTVAVAVTSANAVRHASKEVIAALAALPCHAVGARTAEAARKMGFSTVIEGASDAEALADSIAAAVSGKAIAYLCGRVRFPVFEQRLEAVGVQVRVVETYDTIPVRYSDEAIVALLSGEPVDAVLLYSAKAAAAMQVLAKRLALQEAFEKTRFFVLSARIAAAFNDGAGKAIGIAARPDEEALLALLRVLP, encoded by the coding sequence ATGCTTCGCGTCCTGGTGACCAGACCGAAACCGGGCGCATCGCGCACGGCGCGGCGGCTTCAGGAAATGGGATTCCAGCCGGTTGTTCTCCCGCTGACCGAAACTGTGGCCTTGCCGGTCGATGCCGAACTCATTCCAGATGATACTGTCGCCGTTGCTGTCACCAGCGCCAATGCCGTGCGCCATGCTTCAAAAGAGGTGATCGCGGCGCTTGCTGCTCTGCCTTGCCATGCGGTGGGGGCGAGAACCGCTGAAGCGGCGCGCAAGATGGGTTTCTCTACGGTCATCGAAGGCGCCAGTGATGCCGAGGCGCTGGCCGACAGCATTGCGGCGGCGGTTTCCGGCAAGGCAATCGCCTATCTCTGCGGACGCGTGCGGTTTCCGGTGTTTGAGCAGCGGCTGGAAGCGGTTGGTGTCCAGGTCCGCGTCGTGGAGACGTATGATACGATCCCGGTGCGTTATTCGGACGAGGCCATCGTTGCACTGCTGTCCGGCGAACCGGTCGATGCGGTGCTGCTCTATTCGGCCAAGGCGGCGGCCGCGATGCAGGTTCTGGCCAAACGGCTTGCTCTGCAAGAGGCCTTTGAAAAGACGCGTTTTTTCGTGCTTTCCGCGCGCATCGCCGCTGCCTTCAACGACGGCGCTGGCAAAGCAATCGGCATTGCCGCACGGCCCGACGAGGAGGCGCTGCTGGCACTTTTGCGGGTGCTGCCCTGA
- a CDS encoding COG4223 family protein, with product MVKTPKMRHSKSRREPVTIDLEPGAVSRIVDEDAARPESDAEEALVETTSQAEIPEEPVHADQADLEPWEHADTAAASLEANTSAEAKANEPELPYPGSDAPANRAKASDYNFEDASAKRSDDSKEKTETRGEKMAPTPPPAKRGGLNGIAAGIIGGVIALVGAGGLQFAGLLGAPGSGAGVTLDGVNGEIASLKSDIAGLKEGGGNNDAAAKVVGLSSGLEQVKADVAALKSAVEQGGAGDNAGLAALGDKVKQIETAVAALGKAGSAAPLDLGPLNEKLASLDALVKSAGEAAKAQDGRLTALEQSVSQLSGKVEAAAGQPKIALAIAASALKSALERGAPFSAELDTLAAISPDAPELATLRPYAEKGVPTRTEIASQMDAAANAMVAAATPVDQNAGFLQNLMSSAESLVKVRPIGAVEGAGAPETVARMEVAVTQGDYAKALSEYDKLPEAVKAAGADFAGKLKARIEVETQVDALISRAMKA from the coding sequence ATGGTCAAGACGCCGAAGATGCGACACTCGAAAAGCCGCCGCGAGCCGGTGACCATCGATCTCGAGCCGGGCGCCGTCTCCCGCATCGTCGACGAGGATGCCGCCAGGCCGGAGTCTGACGCCGAAGAAGCGCTGGTGGAGACCACCTCTCAAGCAGAGATTCCTGAAGAGCCGGTGCATGCCGACCAAGCCGATCTCGAGCCTTGGGAGCATGCCGATACCGCCGCAGCATCGCTCGAAGCAAACACATCTGCGGAGGCCAAAGCCAACGAGCCGGAGCTGCCCTATCCCGGTTCTGATGCGCCAGCCAATCGCGCCAAGGCCTCCGACTACAATTTCGAGGACGCATCGGCGAAGCGCAGCGACGACAGCAAGGAAAAAACCGAGACACGGGGCGAAAAGATGGCGCCGACACCTCCTCCGGCAAAGCGTGGCGGCCTCAACGGTATTGCCGCCGGCATTATCGGGGGTGTCATCGCGCTGGTCGGCGCCGGCGGCCTGCAATTTGCCGGCCTGCTCGGAGCGCCGGGTTCCGGCGCCGGTGTCACGCTCGACGGCGTCAATGGCGAGATTGCTTCGCTGAAAAGCGACATTGCCGGCCTGAAGGAGGGCGGCGGCAACAACGATGCAGCGGCCAAGGTGGTAGGGCTTTCCTCGGGGCTGGAGCAGGTAAAGGCCGATGTCGCGGCGCTGAAATCGGCGGTCGAACAAGGTGGCGCGGGCGACAATGCCGGGCTCGCCGCCCTTGGCGACAAGGTCAAGCAGATCGAAACCGCGGTCGCTGCCCTCGGCAAGGCCGGCAGCGCAGCACCGCTCGATCTTGGCCCGCTCAACGAAAAGCTGGCCAGCCTCGATGCGCTGGTGAAGTCGGCGGGCGAAGCGGCGAAGGCGCAGGATGGTAGGCTCACCGCGCTGGAGCAGTCGGTATCGCAGCTTTCCGGCAAGGTCGAGGCGGCGGCAGGACAGCCGAAGATCGCGCTCGCCATAGCCGCGTCGGCTTTGAAGTCGGCGCTCGAACGCGGCGCGCCGTTCTCGGCGGAACTCGATACGCTGGCTGCGATTTCACCCGACGCGCCGGAGCTCGCGACCTTGCGGCCCTATGCCGAAAAGGGCGTGCCGACCCGCACCGAGATCGCCTCGCAGATGGATGCCGCCGCCAATGCCATGGTCGCCGCTGCTACACCGGTCGATCAGAATGCCGGCTTCCTGCAGAACCTGATGTCGAGTGCCGAGTCGCTGGTCAAAGTCCGGCCGATCGGCGCCGTCGAAGGCGCCGGAGCGCCGGAAACGGTGGCGCGCATGGAAGTGGCGGTCACCCAGGGCGACTATGCCAAGGCGCTCAGCGAGTATGACAAACTGCCCGAAGCGGTGAAGGCGGCGGGTGCCGACTTTGCCGGCAAACTGAAGGCGCGCATCGAGGTCGAAACCCAGGTCGACGCATTGATCTCCCGCGCGATGAAGGCATGA
- a CDS encoding heme biosynthesis protein HemY: MIRLLAFLIVVFALGLGFAWLADRPGDMVVTFNGYQYQVSLMVAAVAVVTVVAAVMILWWLVKSLWNSPYTISRYFRVRRRDRGYQALSTGMIAAGAGDGALARKKTKEAAKLIRSDQEPLIHLLEAQASLLEGDHEGARQKFESMLDDPEMRLLGLRGLYLEAERLGDRNAARHYAGRAAAVAPQLAWAAESTLEELTARGDWDGALKLVDAQKSTRQIERDAANRRRAVLLTAKAQALAGSDPATARTAALEANKLRPDFAPAAVAAAAALFKQNDVRKGSKILETAWKAEPHPEIAELYTHARPGDAVLDRLNRAKKLQEMKKNHAESSMTVARAALDAQDFPTARREAEAAIRMDRREGAYLLLADIEEAETGDQGKVRQLLSKAVRAPRDPAWVADGVVSERWAPVSPVSGRLDAFEWRAPMERLGQLIDSRDEAPDAAVVAIEAPIRPVSEKPIDVVDHAVQGSEAAGKGTDRSEDHVTPVTAAAFAAVPTDAEAVEPAEELARLPDDPGVDPDEEAEKSPRRFRLF, encoded by the coding sequence ATGATCCGCCTGCTCGCCTTCCTCATCGTCGTTTTCGCGCTCGGGCTGGGCTTTGCCTGGTTGGCCGACCGGCCGGGCGACATGGTCGTCACCTTCAACGGCTATCAGTACCAGGTCAGCTTGATGGTGGCGGCGGTGGCCGTCGTTACCGTCGTTGCCGCTGTGATGATCCTGTGGTGGCTGGTCAAGTCGCTGTGGAACAGCCCTTACACCATCTCGCGCTATTTCCGCGTGCGCCGCCGCGACCGTGGCTATCAGGCGCTGTCGACGGGCATGATCGCAGCCGGCGCCGGTGACGGCGCGCTGGCCCGCAAGAAGACCAAGGAAGCGGCCAAGCTGATCCGTTCCGACCAGGAACCCCTGATCCATCTGCTCGAAGCGCAGGCCTCGCTGCTCGAGGGCGACCATGAAGGCGCGCGCCAAAAGTTCGAGAGCATGCTCGACGATCCCGAAATGCGCCTGCTCGGCCTGCGTGGGCTCTATCTCGAAGCCGAACGGCTGGGCGACCGCAACGCCGCCCGGCACTATGCCGGTCGCGCCGCCGCCGTGGCGCCGCAACTGGCCTGGGCTGCCGAATCGACGCTGGAAGAGCTGACCGCGCGCGGCGACTGGGATGGGGCCTTGAAACTGGTCGACGCGCAGAAGTCTACGCGGCAGATCGAACGCGACGCCGCTAACCGCCGCCGCGCCGTGCTGTTGACCGCCAAGGCGCAGGCGCTCGCCGGCAGCGATCCTGCGACGGCAAGGACGGCGGCACTGGAGGCGAACAAGCTCCGGCCGGATTTCGCGCCTGCCGCCGTTGCCGCCGCCGCCGCCCTGTTCAAGCAGAACGACGTGCGCAAGGGCTCGAAGATCCTCGAGACAGCGTGGAAGGCCGAGCCGCATCCGGAGATCGCCGAGCTCTATACCCATGCAAGGCCGGGCGATGCCGTGCTCGATCGGCTCAACAGGGCTAAGAAATTGCAGGAGATGAAGAAGAACCACGCCGAATCGTCGATGACGGTGGCGCGGGCCGCACTCGACGCGCAGGATTTCCCGACTGCCCGCCGTGAGGCCGAGGCGGCGATCCGGATGGACCGCCGCGAGGGTGCCTATCTGCTCCTGGCCGATATCGAGGAGGCCGAGACCGGCGACCAGGGAAAGGTACGGCAGCTGCTGTCCAAGGCGGTGCGGGCGCCGCGCGACCCGGCCTGGGTCGCCGATGGCGTGGTGTCGGAGCGCTGGGCGCCGGTATCGCCGGTCAGCGGTCGGCTGGACGCCTTCGAGTGGCGCGCACCGATGGAGCGGCTTGGCCAGTTGATCGACAGCCGTGACGAGGCGCCGGACGCTGCAGTTGTCGCAATCGAAGCGCCGATCAGACCGGTGTCGGAAAAGCCGATCGACGTCGTCGATCATGCTGTCCAAGGCAGCGAGGCCGCGGGCAAAGGAACCGATAGAAGCGAAGACCACGTCACGCCGGTCACGGCCGCTGCCTTCGCGGCCGTGCCGACCGATGCGGAGGCCGTCGAGCCGGCGGAAGAACTGGCGCGCTTGCCGGACGATCCAGGCGTCGATCCGGACGAGGAAGCGGAAAAGTCGCCACGCCGGTTCCGGCTGTTTTGA
- a CDS encoding TerB family tellurite resistance protein — MFERVLSFLRDLPAGSSAHASTDDPRVAASALLYHVMNADGVRQDVEWERFKAVLSESYSISGAELEALAAAGERADNEAIDLYAFTSVLKRHLDAEGRKAFIGLMWEIVYADGELHELEDNTVWRVAELIGVERHDRVEARRKAAAQAPGARGTSSDE, encoded by the coding sequence ATGTTCGAACGCGTTCTGTCGTTTCTCAGGGATCTACCAGCCGGCTCCAGCGCGCATGCCAGCACGGATGATCCGCGCGTCGCGGCTTCGGCGTTGCTCTACCATGTGATGAATGCCGACGGCGTGCGCCAGGATGTCGAATGGGAGCGGTTCAAGGCGGTGCTCTCCGAAAGCTACTCGATCAGCGGCGCCGAACTCGAAGCGCTCGCCGCCGCCGGTGAGCGTGCCGACAACGAGGCGATCGATCTCTATGCCTTCACCAGCGTGCTCAAGCGTCATCTCGATGCGGAGGGGCGCAAGGCCTTCATCGGCCTGATGTGGGAGATCGTCTATGCCGATGGCGAGCTGCATGAGCTCGAGGACAATACGGTCTGGCGTGTCGCCGAACTGATCGGCGTCGAGCGTCACGACCGGGTCGAGGCGCGCCGCAAAGCGGCGGCGCAGGCGCCTGGTGCGCGTGGAACGTCGAGCGACGAATAG
- a CDS encoding glutamine amidotransferase, whose amino-acid sequence MPRQTSSKPKILIVLHQENSSPGRVGHMLLEEGFELDIRRPPLGDTLPETLDGHAGTVVFGGPMSANDDDEFVRRETNWLEIPLRENRPCLGICLGAQMLVNHLGGKVEGHGEGLVEIGWYPLKATEAGRNLMHWPDMVYQFHREGFSLPRDATLLATADTYPNQAFRYGDNAWGIQFHGELTRVMMQRWVVRGAHRFELPGAQPGRDHLGGRLIWDMHLKRWLDEFLRMVFGTPVVR is encoded by the coding sequence ATGCCGCGCCAAACGAGTTCGAAGCCAAAAATCCTGATCGTGCTGCATCAGGAGAATTCGAGCCCCGGACGCGTCGGCCACATGCTGCTCGAAGAGGGTTTTGAGCTCGACATCCGCCGCCCGCCACTCGGCGACACCTTGCCGGAAACGCTGGATGGCCATGCCGGCACGGTAGTGTTCGGCGGACCGATGAGCGCCAATGACGACGACGAATTCGTCCGCCGCGAGACCAACTGGCTGGAAATTCCGCTCAGGGAAAACCGGCCATGTCTCGGCATCTGCCTCGGCGCGCAGATGCTGGTCAATCATCTCGGCGGCAAGGTCGAGGGGCACGGTGAAGGGCTGGTCGAGATCGGCTGGTATCCGCTCAAGGCGACCGAGGCCGGCAGGAATTTGATGCACTGGCCAGACATGGTCTACCAGTTCCACCGCGAAGGCTTTTCATTGCCAAGAGACGCGACGCTGCTGGCGACGGCCGATACCTATCCCAACCAGGCCTTTCGCTACGGCGACAATGCCTGGGGCATCCAGTTCCATGGCGAACTGACAAGGGTGATGATGCAGCGCTGGGTGGTGCGTGGCGCCCATCGCTTCGAATTGCCGGGCGCGCAGCCCGGCCGCGATCACCTTGGCGGCCGGCTGATCTGGGACATGCATCTGAAGCGCTGGCTGGACGAGTTCTTGCGGATGGTGTTCGGGACGCCGGTGGTGCGATAG
- a CDS encoding NIPSNAP family protein, protein MITCYLKYVIDPYKLAEFEDYGRRWIGLVNRLGGNHHGYFLPSEGANNIAYAMFSFPSLADYEDYRKRMAADPECQEVFETEKRNRSILSYERSFLRPVLEP, encoded by the coding sequence ATGATCACCTGTTACCTGAAATATGTCATCGACCCTTACAAGCTTGCCGAGTTTGAAGACTATGGCCGTCGCTGGATCGGTCTGGTCAATCGCCTGGGCGGCAACCATCACGGCTATTTCCTTCCGAGCGAAGGAGCAAACAATATCGCCTATGCCATGTTCAGCTTTCCGAGCCTTGCCGACTACGAGGACTATCGCAAGCGGATGGCTGCCGACCCGGAATGCCAGGAGGTGTTCGAAACGGAAAAGCGCAATCGCAGCATTCTCAGCTATGAGCGCAGCTTCCTGCGGCCGGTGCTCGAACCCTAG
- a CDS encoding MFS transporter, protein MTSVQTSPEQRYAAFRHKAFLSYWTARFLTTFATMIVSVAVGWQIYDLTRDPFDLGIVGIVQFLPSLLLVLVTGVVADRFGRRLIMALATVVEASCALVLLYFTVRGLVSPLPIFVVLALFGMARAFYGPASSSLFANLVPPEDFGNAIAWNSSAWQTATIVGPVAGGLLYGVSPEAAYAVASVLMLVAGLLIFTIPKPAQQTATDKPTMETLFAGFRYIWSEKIVLGAISLDLFAVLLSGASALLPVYARDILELGPWGLGLLRSAPGIGAICVAVWLAGHPLRDNAGKIMLGFVAAFGACTVLFGLSTVTWLSIVALALLGATDMFSVYIRETLIQLWTPDEVRGRVNAVNQVFVGASNEVGEFRAGTMAALIGTVPAVVIGGVGAIAVAGLWAYLFPQLRKVRHLSGRN, encoded by the coding sequence ATGACATCAGTACAAACTTCACCGGAGCAGCGTTACGCCGCCTTCCGGCACAAAGCCTTCCTCAGCTACTGGACGGCGCGTTTCCTCACCACTTTCGCCACCATGATCGTGTCCGTCGCGGTCGGCTGGCAGATCTATGATCTGACGCGCGACCCCTTCGACCTCGGCATTGTCGGCATCGTCCAGTTCCTGCCCTCGCTGCTCTTGGTGCTGGTCACCGGCGTCGTCGCCGACCGCTTCGGCCGCCGGCTGATCATGGCGCTGGCAACGGTGGTCGAGGCGAGCTGCGCGCTCGTTCTCCTGTACTTCACGGTGCGCGGCCTCGTCAGTCCGCTGCCGATCTTCGTCGTTCTGGCGCTGTTCGGCATGGCGCGTGCCTTTTACGGACCGGCCTCGTCGTCGCTGTTCGCCAATCTGGTGCCGCCGGAGGATTTCGGCAATGCGATTGCCTGGAACTCGTCCGCCTGGCAGACGGCAACCATCGTTGGGCCGGTCGCCGGCGGCCTGCTCTACGGCGTTTCGCCGGAGGCTGCATACGCCGTCGCCTCTGTGCTGATGCTGGTGGCTGGTCTGCTGATCTTCACCATTCCCAAGCCTGCCCAGCAGACCGCCACCGACAAGCCGACGATGGAGACGCTGTTTGCCGGCTTCCGCTACATCTGGAGCGAGAAGATCGTGCTTGGCGCCATCTCGCTCGACCTCTTCGCCGTGCTCCTGTCCGGCGCCTCGGCGCTGTTGCCGGTCTATGCGCGCGATATTCTTGAACTCGGCCCATGGGGCCTCGGCCTGCTGCGCTCCGCGCCCGGCATCGGCGCCATCTGCGTCGCGGTCTGGCTGGCCGGGCACCCGCTTCGCGACAATGCCGGCAAGATCATGCTCGGCTTCGTCGCGGCATTCGGCGCCTGCACCGTATTGTTCGGCCTGTCGACCGTCACTTGGCTGTCGATCGTCGCATTGGCCCTTCTCGGCGCCACCGACATGTTCAGTGTTTATATCAGGGAGACGCTCATCCAGTTGTGGACGCCGGACGAGGTGCGCGGCCGCGTCAATGCCGTGAACCAGGTTTTCGTCGGTGCCTCCAACGAAGTCGGCGAATTCCGGGCCGGCACCATGGCGGCGCTGATCGGCACCGTGCCGGCGGTGGTGATCGGCGGCGTCGGCGCCATCGCGGTCGCCGGGCTGTGGGCGTATCTGTTCCCGCAATTGCGCAAGGTGCGCCACCTCAGCGGGCGAAACTGA
- a CDS encoding aminotransferase class I/II-fold pyridoxal phosphate-dependent enzyme, with translation MNYTRMVIEKEAPEEYGYDRIRYNLSESSIADQKLSDIGLSLPDLTLFYGEHRGDKDLRALIAAQDAGVSPGDVLVTAGAAGALFIISTSLLSASDHLVVIRPNYATNIETPRAIGCAISFVDLAFEDGFVIDVEAIKAAMRPNTKLISVTCPHNPTGTMMSRAELDALVALAEASNCHLLVDETYRDLSYGRRLPSAASLSPKAISVSSLSKAFGIPGIRIGWLITGDAVLQETFLAAKEQIGICGSVIDEGIARGMLERRDAFLGVLLPEMARRRDIVQAWIDREPLVDWIRPEGGVVGFPRLNVDPGFDLDRFYVDLLENHGTYVGPGHWFEMEKRFFRVGFGWLTEAELRGGLDAISAALRR, from the coding sequence ATGAACTACACCAGGATGGTGATCGAGAAGGAAGCGCCGGAGGAATACGGCTACGACCGCATCCGCTACAATCTCTCCGAAAGCTCGATCGCCGACCAGAAGCTTTCCGACATCGGCCTGTCGCTGCCCGACCTGACGCTCTTCTATGGCGAGCATCGCGGCGACAAGGACTTGCGTGCGCTGATCGCGGCGCAGGATGCCGGCGTTTCGCCCGGTGATGTCCTGGTCACCGCCGGGGCCGCTGGCGCGCTGTTCATCATCTCGACATCGCTTCTGTCGGCGAGCGACCATCTCGTCGTCATCAGGCCGAACTACGCCACCAACATCGAAACCCCACGGGCAATCGGCTGCGCCATCAGCTTTGTCGACCTCGCCTTCGAGGACGGCTTTGTCATCGACGTCGAGGCCATCAAGGCGGCGATGCGGCCGAACACGAAGCTGATCAGCGTTACCTGTCCGCACAACCCGACCGGCACGATGATGAGCCGTGCCGAACTCGACGCATTGGTGGCGCTCGCGGAGGCCAGCAACTGCCATTTGCTGGTCGACGAGACCTATCGCGACCTTTCCTATGGCAGGCGCCTGCCATCGGCGGCCTCCTTGAGCCCGAAGGCGATCAGCGTTTCGTCGCTGTCGAAAGCCTTCGGCATTCCCGGCATCCGCATCGGCTGGCTGATCACCGGGGATGCGGTTCTTCAGGAGACATTCCTCGCCGCCAAGGAGCAGATCGGCATTTGCGGCAGCGTCATCGACGAAGGCATTGCGCGCGGCATGCTGGAGCGCCGGGATGCCTTCTTGGGCGTGCTGCTGCCCGAAATGGCCAGGCGCCGCGACATCGTCCAGGCCTGGATCGACCGCGAGCCGCTGGTCGACTGGATCAGGCCCGAAGGCGGTGTCGTCGGCTTTCCTCGCCTCAATGTCGATCCCGGCTTCGATCTCGACCGCTTCTATGTCGATCTGCTGGAAAATCATGGCACCTATGTCGGGCCCGGCCACTGGTTCGAAATGGAAAAACGCTTCTTCCGCGTCGGTTTTGGCTGGCTGACGGAAGCCGAATTGCGGGGCGGCCTCGACGCCATTTCGGCCGCGCTGCGACGGTAA